From a single Brettanomyces bruxellensis chromosome 7, complete sequence genomic region:
- a CDS encoding uncharacterized protein (SECRETED:SignalP(1-38)) has protein sequence MFSKQVLLSLALSLATSKALPAADPIAEALGFAKPAEATYECHSYCGNAIIQARKCSSDGSDGNYDSDCLCSSDSSFLSLVPDCLDCGWCLWDDYGSYLTSALAQCSTSTEPTGTACASSSTLAAETTDATTAATTEAAETTAATSAAATEANVAVTSAAATTSAETSVAAETSASSAEASASAQVETFTGGANRLQLGAGVGFIGLAALLI, from the coding sequence ATGTTCTCCAAGCAAGTTCTCCTCTCATTGGCTCTTTCTTTGGCCACATCTAAGGCCTTGCCTGCCGCAGATCCTATTGCAGAGGCTTTGGGCTTTGCCAAACCAGCAGAAGCAACATACGAGTGCCACTCATACTGTGGTAATGCGATTATCCAGGCAAGAAAGTGCTCTTCTGACGGCTCAGATGGAAACTACGATAGTGACTGTCTTTGCAGCAGTGATTCAAGCTTCCTATCGTTGGTTCCAGACTGCTTGGACTGTGGTTGGTGTCTTTGGGATGACTATGGCTCATATTTGACTTCGGCTTTGGCACAATGCAGCACTAGCACTGAGCCAACAGGAACAGCCTGTGCCAGCTCTTCAACATTGGCAGCAGAAACAACTGATGCAACAACTGCAGCAACTACAGAAGCAGCAGAAACAACAGCTGCAACTTCAGCAGCTGCCACAGAAGCAAATGTTGCAGTTActtcagcagcagcaacaacttCTGCAGAGACCTCAGTTGCAGCAGAAACTTCTGCTTCTAGTGCTGAGGCTTCAGCTTCTGCCCAGGTTGAAACATTTACTGGTGGTGCCAACAGACTTCAACTTGGTGCCGGTGTTGGCTTCATTGGTCTTGCCGCTTTGCTCATCTGA
- the NHP6 gene encoding Non-histone chromosomal protein 6 encodes MGRKGTRKKKDPNAPKRSLSAYMFFANEQRDIVRAENPGIAFGQIGKILGEKWKALDKKGREPYDAKAAADKKRYELEKAEYLKTKSAAAE; translated from the coding sequence AtgggaagaaaaggaaccagaaagaagaaagaccCAAACGCTCCAAAGAGATCGTTGTCTGCTTACATGTTCTTCGCCAATGAGCAGAGAGATATTGTTAGAGCAGAAAATCCAGGTATTGCTTTCGGTCAAATTGGAAAGATCTTGGGTGAGAAGTGGAAGGCTCTTGACAAGAAGGGCAGAGAGCCTTACGATGCCAAGGCTGCTGCTGACAAGAAGAGATACGAGCTTGAGAAGGCTGAGTACTTGAAGACTAAGAGTGCTGCTGCAGagtaa